In Thermorudis peleae, a genomic segment contains:
- a CDS encoding ABC transporter permease, with protein MALLWDGITGALQLILHADPEFLAIVRLSLLVSGLATLLAAIVGIPAGVALALGHFPGRTTLEVVVNTGMGLPPVVVGLTVMLFLWRSGPLGSLQLLYTPQAMILAQFIVAAPIAAGVTRSALSLLDPELVDALRVFGAGPITMGWELIRAALPQVIFAIAAAFGRAIAEVGASLMVGGDIKGQTRILTTAIALESSRGDFALALALGIVLLALAFLVNAALRIAPSLSALLAPR; from the coding sequence ATGGCCTTGCTCTGGGATGGGATCACCGGTGCACTGCAGCTGATTCTGCACGCTGATCCAGAGTTTTTGGCCATCGTTCGGCTCTCTCTGCTTGTCTCAGGGCTGGCTACGCTGCTTGCCGCGATCGTCGGTATCCCGGCCGGGGTTGCGCTCGCGCTTGGGCACTTCCCCGGCCGGACAACGCTCGAGGTTGTTGTGAACACCGGCATGGGGTTGCCGCCAGTGGTTGTCGGCCTTACGGTGATGCTCTTTCTCTGGCGGAGCGGGCCGCTGGGTTCGTTGCAGTTACTGTACACGCCGCAGGCGATGATTCTGGCGCAGTTCATCGTGGCCGCACCGATTGCGGCAGGCGTTACCCGCTCGGCGCTGAGTCTGCTTGATCCCGAATTGGTCGACGCCCTGCGCGTGTTTGGGGCAGGCCCGATCACGATGGGTTGGGAATTGATCCGCGCGGCGCTGCCACAGGTGATTTTTGCGATTGCCGCAGCATTTGGTCGAGCAATTGCGGAGGTTGGGGCCTCGTTGATGGTTGGCGGAGATATTAAAGGACAGACGCGAATTCTGACCACCGCAATTGCACTGGAGAGCAGCCGAGGCGATTTCGCACTCGCCCTCGCTTTGGGTATCGTGCTGCTCGCACTCGCGTTTTTGGTAAATGCTGCTTTGCGGATTGCTCCTTCACTCAGTGCACTGCTCGCCCCACGGTAA
- a CDS encoding polysaccharide deacetylase family protein, which yields MSSAVVVSIHDVAPAYTAEVVWLLRQLDAIDAVPRSLLVIPYERGQDDVRQSAELVALLQEEQARGSEIVLHGYTHRRAGAWRGSPLTIARAAGFARHVAEFASLDWQEQRDRLLRGRQLLAEIGLQTSVFCPPGWLHTGELPDLLREVGFRALVEMLWLHDVECRRRVVTPWFGYMGAGVLNETLTQLGAIALTPWRTSARVLSVFFHPQGASRSRVCAHTLQMLAQVLDRGARPMTYAQVLDVVH from the coding sequence GTGAGCAGTGCGGTTGTTGTCTCGATCCATGATGTAGCACCAGCCTACACCGCCGAGGTCGTTTGGCTGCTTCGCCAGCTCGACGCCATCGACGCCGTTCCGCGGAGCCTGCTCGTGATCCCCTACGAGCGTGGTCAGGACGACGTCCGCCAGTCAGCAGAACTTGTCGCACTCCTCCAGGAGGAGCAAGCCCGCGGCTCAGAGATTGTGCTCCATGGCTATACCCATCGTCGCGCTGGGGCGTGGCGGGGTTCGCCACTCACTATCGCCCGTGCTGCTGGCTTTGCTCGGCACGTTGCTGAATTTGCAAGCCTCGATTGGCAGGAACAGCGCGATCGGTTGCTGCGTGGTCGCCAGCTTCTTGCCGAGATCGGCTTGCAAACCAGTGTCTTCTGCCCACCAGGCTGGCTTCACACTGGCGAGTTGCCTGATCTGCTACGTGAGGTAGGGTTTCGTGCCCTCGTCGAAATGCTCTGGCTCCACGACGTGGAATGCCGTCGACGCGTTGTCACGCCGTGGTTTGGGTATATGGGCGCAGGTGTACTCAATGAAACACTGACACAACTGGGAGCGATCGCGCTCACACCGTGGCGGACGTCGGCGCGTGTCCTGTCCGTTTTCTTTCATCCGCAAGGCGCGTCGCGTTCGCGAGTTTGTGCACACACGCTCCAGATGCTGGCGCAGGTACTCGATCGTGGGGCAAGACCAATGACATATGCGCAGGTGCTCGATGTCGTGCATTGA
- a CDS encoding GntR family transcriptional regulator — translation MMMVLTPPLDRTLSDQVVRQLRTQIILGHLPPGTRLTEQALVDALHVSRSTVREALRRLEGEGLIELHAHRGARVAELQPTDAYELCELHALLGEYCARHLPLPIPAALRAELARIIGQMRALQLPEEVDRFLDLDHAFHGAIVRALGQRRVLQFWSDLNALLGILVTLTFRYSSITGPRTAARHQAVLDALTQTDRSVAAAALADHYRSLEDEIRRAAELHMEQSKGGGTR, via the coding sequence ATGATGATGGTCCTGACACCACCGTTGGATCGCACACTCTCCGACCAGGTTGTTCGCCAACTGCGGACGCAGATTATCTTGGGACACTTACCGCCGGGGACACGGCTCACCGAGCAAGCGCTCGTCGATGCGCTGCATGTCAGTCGAAGCACGGTCCGAGAGGCGCTTCGCCGTCTTGAAGGCGAAGGACTCATCGAACTCCACGCACATCGTGGGGCACGGGTCGCGGAACTCCAGCCCACCGATGCCTATGAACTCTGTGAACTCCACGCGCTGCTTGGCGAATACTGCGCTCGTCACCTACCGTTACCAATCCCAGCGGCGTTGCGCGCTGAACTTGCCCGGATCATCGGGCAGATGCGCGCTCTGCAACTCCCTGAAGAAGTCGATCGATTTCTCGATCTCGACCATGCCTTCCATGGAGCGATTGTTCGAGCGCTCGGGCAGCGTCGCGTTTTGCAATTTTGGAGCGACCTGAATGCCCTTCTCGGCATCCTTGTCACACTGACGTTCCGCTACAGCTCTATTACTGGTCCCCGAACAGCCGCGCGACACCAGGCCGTGCTCGATGCGCTAACGCAGACTGATCGCTCTGTTGCGGCTGCAGCGCTGGCTGATCACTATCGCTCGCTTGAAGACGAGATTCGCCGAGCTGCCGAGTTACACATGGAGCAGTCGAAAGGGGGTGGAACACGATGA
- a CDS encoding YeeE/YedE family protein has translation MQRTETFVRPRFGYIVGDLPSPRFGVAVGAAGVAAVLAAVLVSRYGVRQGILFALGLLLGITLYHARFGFTSAFRQFVAVGQGAGLRAHMLMLAVASVLFAPILASGKGLFGVHVAGSLAPVGLAVLVGAFLFGVGMQLGGACASGTLFSVGGGQTATLFTLAGFIVGSVLGAWHWGFWTQPALNLPALSLATVFGGYFGALIVQLGVIGAITLVTILIERKRRPPQIAPQPSARGLARVIRGTWPLWTGAVVLAVLNAATLLVSGHPWGITSAFALWGSKLAQALGVNVSSWAYWSGSRAASLHASVLADVTSVMDFGIVLGAMIAAALSGTFVLHRHLPPKTVVASLLGGVLMGYGARLAYGCNIGAYFSGVASFSLHGWIWAIAALLGTTVGVRLRPLFGLTVPKQTDAVC, from the coding sequence ATGCAGCGAACGGAGACGTTCGTCCGGCCACGCTTCGGGTACATTGTTGGTGATCTCCCGTCACCACGATTCGGGGTCGCCGTTGGCGCTGCCGGCGTTGCGGCAGTATTGGCGGCTGTACTTGTTTCGCGGTATGGCGTCCGTCAGGGCATTCTGTTCGCACTTGGTCTGCTCCTCGGCATAACGCTCTATCATGCCCGTTTCGGTTTCACCTCGGCTTTCCGGCAATTCGTCGCGGTTGGTCAAGGGGCTGGTTTACGCGCCCATATGCTCATGCTCGCGGTTGCAAGCGTGCTCTTTGCGCCCATTCTTGCGAGTGGGAAAGGCCTCTTTGGCGTTCATGTTGCCGGTTCGCTTGCGCCGGTTGGCCTCGCTGTTCTCGTCGGTGCCTTCCTCTTTGGTGTTGGGATGCAACTTGGTGGGGCGTGCGCCTCAGGTACCTTGTTCTCGGTTGGCGGCGGGCAGACGGCCACGCTCTTCACCCTCGCTGGCTTCATCGTCGGCTCGGTCCTCGGGGCCTGGCACTGGGGATTCTGGACCCAGCCAGCGCTTAACCTGCCAGCGCTGTCACTTGCGACGGTATTTGGTGGTTATTTTGGTGCCCTCATCGTTCAGCTTGGTGTCATCGGGGCCATCACGCTTGTAACGATCCTCATCGAGCGAAAGCGTCGTCCACCTCAGATCGCTCCACAACCGAGTGCACGAGGCCTGGCCCGCGTCATCCGAGGCACGTGGCCGCTGTGGACCGGTGCTGTCGTGCTCGCAGTCCTGAATGCTGCGACGCTGCTCGTGAGCGGTCACCCGTGGGGTATCACGTCAGCATTTGCACTCTGGGGCTCGAAACTCGCCCAGGCACTCGGCGTAAACGTCTCGTCGTGGGCCTATTGGTCTGGCAGTCGGGCTGCGAGCCTTCATGCTTCGGTCCTCGCTGATGTCACCTCGGTCATGGACTTTGGGATCGTGCTTGGCGCCATGATCGCTGCAGCATTGAGCGGCACGTTTGTCCTGCACCGCCATCTGCCACCGAAAACGGTCGTCGCCTCGTTGTTGGGCGGTGTGTTGATGGGCTATGGTGCACGACTTGCCTACGGCTGCAACATCGGCGCTTATTTCTCGGGCGTAGCGTCCTTTAGCCTGCATGGCTGGATCTGGGCGATCGCTGCTTTGCTCGGTACAACTGTTGGTGTGCGCTTGCGCCCGCTCTTTGGCCTGACTGTCCCCAAGCAGACAGACGCAGTCTGCTGA
- a CDS encoding enolase C-terminal domain-like protein, whose product MKITAVRLVELTGTFPYEGMFWEERLSRPVDIYPEHHAEEREWWLPEESGPGPYRLREVMLLIETDEGVTGLAGPVQRDVAWAIATQLRPLLLGHDPLASERIWDRLYRAQVHGRKGLTMMAISAVDCALWDLRGRWHGVPVHRLLGGPVRTVLPVYASMLGFSLEPTRVRERVTALVEQGFSATKWFPRWGPADGREGLRKILTLAETLRDALGPDRDFMLDAWMSWTPEFARAVVHAIAPLRPRWLEEPYLPDQITEVAALRRQSPVPIALGEHEYTRWGIRHLLEAGAADVLQPDLYWAGGISEGIKIAALTSSYGVPFIPHGHSVPATVQFLAALPEPVAPMVEYLVKWNQLLQWFWDQPVEPQNGVIVVPERPGMGVDIAWEKVEDQRDLSWE is encoded by the coding sequence ATGAAGATTACAGCGGTCAGGCTTGTCGAGCTTACCGGGACGTTCCCCTATGAGGGAATGTTTTGGGAAGAACGGCTGAGCCGTCCAGTGGACATCTATCCTGAGCACCACGCTGAGGAGCGAGAGTGGTGGCTGCCAGAAGAGAGCGGACCGGGACCGTATCGGCTACGCGAGGTGATGCTGCTGATTGAGACTGACGAGGGGGTAACAGGACTTGCTGGTCCGGTACAGCGGGATGTCGCGTGGGCGATCGCCACGCAGTTACGTCCCCTGCTCCTCGGCCACGATCCACTTGCCAGCGAGCGGATATGGGATCGCCTGTACCGCGCGCAGGTGCATGGCCGCAAAGGGTTAACCATGATGGCGATCAGCGCAGTCGACTGTGCACTCTGGGATCTGCGTGGGCGCTGGCACGGTGTACCGGTCCATCGCCTTCTCGGTGGACCGGTGCGCACCGTCCTGCCTGTCTATGCCAGCATGCTTGGCTTTTCACTTGAGCCAACACGCGTCCGCGAGCGTGTGACAGCACTGGTCGAGCAGGGCTTCAGCGCAACGAAGTGGTTTCCCCGATGGGGGCCGGCAGATGGTCGAGAGGGATTGCGGAAGATTCTCACGTTGGCAGAGACGCTCCGTGATGCGCTTGGGCCTGACCGCGACTTCATGCTTGACGCGTGGATGAGTTGGACGCCGGAGTTTGCCCGAGCAGTTGTGCATGCGATTGCGCCACTTCGACCACGCTGGCTTGAAGAGCCATACCTGCCGGATCAGATTACCGAGGTTGCTGCGCTGCGTCGACAAAGCCCGGTGCCGATTGCGCTCGGCGAGCATGAATATACGCGTTGGGGCATTCGGCATCTGCTGGAAGCCGGTGCAGCTGACGTGCTCCAGCCAGATCTCTACTGGGCTGGCGGAATCAGCGAAGGGATCAAGATCGCTGCATTGACAAGCAGCTACGGTGTGCCGTTCATTCCCCACGGGCATTCGGTTCCCGCGACGGTCCAGTTTCTTGCAGCGCTACCGGAACCAGTGGCGCCGATGGTTGAATACCTCGTGAAGTGGAATCAGTTGTTGCAGTGGTTTTGGGACCAGCCGGTCGAGCCTCAAAACGGGGTGATCGTCGTGCCGGAGCGGCCGGGCATGGGCGTCGATATTGCGTGGGAGAAAGTTGAAGACCAACGCGACCTCAGTTGGGAGTAA
- a CDS encoding LLM class F420-dependent oxidoreductase, which produces MQIGLVFPQTEIGTDIGLIREYAQTAEALGYSHLLAYEHVVGVDIRQYPNWTGPYTSAHQFLEPFVLFSYLAAITQRLQFIPGVIILPQRQTVLVAKQAATLDVFSGGRLRIGVGVGWNQAEYIALNEDFHTRGRRLDEQIHVLRLLWTQEIVNFEGRWHTLPGVGINPLPVQRPIPIWVGGMSEAARRRAARLGDGWLPQIRPGEQLYAMLEELRGWIRDAGRDPATFGIEGRLSLSQVPREQLLQEIEAWRALGATHLGINLMGLGLSPREHLAMIQQLAEEIGLKPSA; this is translated from the coding sequence ATGCAGATTGGGTTGGTGTTCCCCCAAACGGAAATTGGGACAGATATTGGCCTTATTCGAGAATATGCGCAGACTGCTGAGGCACTTGGGTATAGCCATCTCCTTGCCTATGAGCACGTCGTTGGGGTTGATATTCGGCAATACCCGAACTGGACAGGGCCATACACGTCCGCCCATCAATTCCTCGAGCCGTTTGTTCTTTTTAGCTATTTGGCGGCTATTACCCAGCGCTTGCAGTTCATTCCTGGCGTCATCATTTTGCCCCAGCGGCAGACGGTACTTGTCGCCAAGCAGGCAGCAACCCTTGATGTTTTCTCTGGGGGGCGACTGCGCATTGGCGTCGGCGTGGGCTGGAACCAGGCCGAGTACATTGCGCTGAACGAGGACTTTCACACGCGTGGTCGACGACTTGACGAGCAGATCCATGTCTTGCGTCTGCTTTGGACACAAGAGATCGTGAACTTTGAAGGCCGATGGCATACGCTCCCCGGCGTTGGGATTAACCCGTTGCCAGTCCAACGCCCCATTCCAATCTGGGTTGGTGGGATGTCGGAAGCTGCGCGACGCCGAGCAGCGCGGCTTGGCGATGGCTGGCTACCGCAGATTCGTCCTGGTGAGCAACTCTACGCCATGCTTGAGGAACTGCGCGGTTGGATCCGCGACGCAGGGCGTGATCCAGCAACTTTCGGGATTGAGGGACGACTCTCCTTGTCACAGGTTCCACGTGAGCAATTGCTCCAAGAGATCGAGGCCTGGCGTGCGCTTGGGGCAACACATTTGGGCATTAATCTGATGGGGCTTGGTCTCTCACCACGAGAACACCTTGCGATGATCCAGCAACTTGCCGAGGAGATTGGACTCAAGCCCAGTGCCTAA
- a CDS encoding substrate-binding domain-containing protein, whose protein sequence is MRRSLLLSILAVLGWLLVACSGAGTASPTAIPSRMASSQPAVLATASPTATTAAATASAAPATVTTMPTGAPTATTLPIPTATDANRNVILATTTSTKDSGLLDVLVPVFEKETGYTVKVVSVGTGAALELGARGEADVVLVHAPDAEQQWMAQGNGTERLLVMHNDFVIVGPADDPAGIRGQRSAIAALKQIAAKGATWISRDDNSGTDQLEKKLWKQAGIDPKGQPWYVTSGQGMGATLTIADQKRAYTLSDRGTFLSYRGKIQLQILVEGDRQLLNIYHVMPVNPAKFPKVNAAGGMAFAHWLVSPEAQQLIANYGKDKYGQPLFFPDAGKREDQLGTS, encoded by the coding sequence ATGCGCCGATCTCTGTTGCTTAGCATCCTGGCGGTACTGGGGTGGCTGCTCGTGGCCTGCAGCGGGGCTGGGACAGCGAGCCCAACTGCCATTCCCAGCCGAATGGCAAGCAGCCAACCAGCGGTGCTGGCCACGGCGAGTCCAACAGCCACTACAGCAGCGGCGACAGCGAGCGCGGCACCTGCCACGGTCACCACGATGCCAACTGGCGCACCAACAGCAACAACCTTGCCGATTCCAACAGCAACTGATGCGAACCGGAACGTTATCCTGGCGACAACGACGAGCACAAAGGACAGCGGCTTGCTCGACGTGTTAGTTCCAGTCTTTGAGAAAGAGACTGGCTACACCGTGAAGGTCGTGAGTGTGGGGACTGGCGCAGCGCTCGAACTTGGAGCGCGCGGCGAAGCTGATGTTGTGCTCGTGCATGCGCCAGACGCTGAGCAGCAATGGATGGCGCAAGGCAACGGCACAGAGCGGCTTCTGGTGATGCACAACGACTTTGTCATTGTTGGTCCAGCAGATGATCCGGCTGGGATTCGCGGCCAACGCTCTGCCATTGCGGCGCTGAAGCAGATTGCTGCGAAGGGCGCAACCTGGATCAGCCGGGATGACAACTCGGGCACAGATCAGTTGGAGAAGAAGTTATGGAAGCAGGCTGGGATCGATCCAAAGGGCCAACCGTGGTACGTTACCTCTGGGCAAGGGATGGGAGCAACACTGACGATCGCTGACCAGAAACGCGCGTATACGTTGAGCGACCGGGGGACATTCCTCTCTTATCGGGGCAAGATCCAGCTGCAGATTCTGGTTGAAGGCGATCGGCAACTCCTCAACATTTACCACGTGATGCCGGTGAATCCAGCGAAGTTCCCGAAGGTGAATGCGGCCGGCGGAATGGCCTTTGCACATTGGCTCGTTTCACCCGAGGCCCAGCAGCTCATTGCGAACTACGGGAAAGATAAGTACGGCCAGCCACTCTTCTTCCCCGACGCGGGCAAACGTGAAGATCAACTCGGGACATCATAG
- a CDS encoding DUF4383 domain-containing protein, with the protein MRDLARLFALVIGIVFLLVGVLGFLLNPSGGELLGIFAVNVVHNLIHVVVGVLGIAAAYTGRSRLFAQGLGIVYLLVGILGLIPGLAPDGMLLGLVHINMADNLLHLVVGALSALVGFTTIGQTQTRVA; encoded by the coding sequence ATGCGTGATCTAGCACGGCTCTTCGCACTCGTGATCGGGATTGTCTTTCTCCTAGTTGGCGTACTCGGCTTTCTGCTGAATCCATCAGGTGGGGAGTTGCTTGGCATCTTTGCTGTCAATGTTGTGCACAACCTTATTCATGTTGTCGTTGGGGTGCTTGGCATCGCCGCAGCGTATACTGGCCGTTCGCGGCTATTTGCTCAGGGGCTTGGGATTGTGTATCTGCTGGTTGGCATCCTCGGGCTGATTCCTGGGCTCGCGCCGGATGGTATGTTACTTGGTCTTGTGCACATTAATATGGCGGACAATCTCCTTCACCTTGTGGTCGGAGCGCTATCAGCCCTCGTCGGCTTCACGACGATCGGCCAAACACAGACACGAGTTGCGTGA
- a CDS encoding Hsp20/alpha crystallin family protein, whose protein sequence is MLERWNPVAEMERLWNEMDRIFEEAFGRTARPLASRVLSYRPATDIYDTGEALVVKVAVPGAKPEDLEVSFEQNTLTIRGHYGYHLSEDEAKKVTWYRREIGTGQFAESFTLPVPVDTEHAEATFADGILTLTLPKAEQARIKRIPVHAPQALASSLN, encoded by the coding sequence ATGCTGGAGCGGTGGAATCCGGTTGCGGAAATGGAGCGGCTTTGGAACGAAATGGACCGGATTTTTGAGGAGGCCTTTGGCCGGACAGCACGCCCGTTGGCCAGCCGTGTGCTGAGCTATCGGCCGGCAACCGACATCTATGACACGGGCGAGGCCTTAGTGGTGAAGGTGGCGGTACCGGGGGCCAAGCCGGAGGACCTGGAGGTCAGCTTTGAGCAGAACACGCTGACGATCCGTGGTCACTATGGCTATCACCTCAGCGAGGACGAGGCCAAGAAGGTGACCTGGTATCGCCGCGAGATTGGCACGGGTCAGTTCGCTGAGAGCTTCACGCTGCCGGTGCCGGTCGACACGGAGCACGCGGAGGCCACCTTTGCTGATGGCATCTTGACGCTGACGTTGCCGAAGGCTGAGCAAGCTCGGATCAAGCGGATCCCAGTTCACGCGCCGCAGGCCTTGGCCAGTTCACTCAACTAA
- a CDS encoding MFS transporter has product MMTASRSSVPPTARDVHVARRAVQFIILIGLVSFFADLTYEGARSVTGPFLELLGAPAVVVGLVAGLGELVGYALRLVSGRLADQTRAYWPIALAGYLIQMAAVPLLALAGSWELAALLIVLERIGKAIRNPSRDVMLSYAARGMGYGWGFGLHEAMDQAGALVGPLVVTGVLLTGGDERRAFALLAIPAAITYGLLVFARIVFPRPQALEPATPTVSTTGYTRAFWLYLIGAMLVAAGFADFALISYHFAAARTVNGVWVPALYAIAMGVGGAGSLLFGRAFDHWGVGILFPLTLLSALFAPLVFLGGLTAAAFGMALWGIGTGVHESIMAAVVAVMVPAERRGSAYGLFNLAYGIAWFLGSALLGALYGWSVVATVVAALVLELAALPCFWVVAQALRNHHQA; this is encoded by the coding sequence ATGATGACAGCCAGTCGGTCGTCAGTACCGCCGACAGCACGTGATGTGCACGTGGCGCGGCGGGCCGTCCAGTTCATTATCCTCATTGGCTTGGTGAGCTTCTTCGCTGACTTGACCTACGAAGGTGCTCGCAGTGTCACGGGGCCATTTCTCGAACTACTCGGTGCTCCTGCCGTGGTTGTCGGGCTCGTCGCCGGACTTGGTGAGCTGGTTGGGTATGCCTTGCGGTTGGTTTCCGGGCGGCTTGCTGATCAGACGCGCGCGTACTGGCCGATTGCCCTCGCTGGTTACCTTATTCAGATGGCCGCAGTGCCGTTACTCGCGCTTGCTGGGAGTTGGGAACTTGCCGCATTGCTCATCGTGCTTGAGCGAATCGGCAAAGCCATCCGCAATCCGTCGCGTGACGTGATGTTGTCCTATGCAGCTCGTGGCATGGGGTATGGCTGGGGCTTTGGTCTGCACGAGGCAATGGACCAGGCTGGCGCCCTAGTTGGTCCGCTGGTTGTCACGGGAGTGTTACTTACCGGTGGCGACGAGCGCCGAGCGTTTGCCCTGTTGGCCATTCCGGCAGCAATCACCTATGGACTGCTGGTTTTCGCCCGTATCGTGTTCCCCCGTCCACAAGCCCTGGAGCCGGCAACACCCACAGTCTCGACCACGGGCTATACCCGAGCGTTTTGGCTCTACCTGATCGGCGCTATGCTCGTTGCTGCTGGCTTTGCTGACTTTGCGCTGATCTCTTATCACTTTGCGGCGGCGCGAACCGTCAACGGTGTATGGGTGCCGGCCCTCTACGCCATTGCCATGGGCGTTGGTGGCGCTGGATCATTGCTCTTCGGCCGTGCCTTTGACCATTGGGGCGTCGGCATCCTATTCCCACTCACTCTCCTGAGCGCACTCTTCGCGCCGCTCGTCTTCTTGGGTGGCCTCACCGCAGCCGCGTTCGGTATGGCATTGTGGGGTATTGGTACCGGCGTCCATGAATCAATCATGGCAGCAGTTGTCGCAGTCATGGTGCCGGCTGAGCGCCGCGGTTCAGCCTATGGGTTGTTTAACCTTGCCTATGGCATTGCTTGGTTTCTCGGCAGTGCGTTGCTGGGTGCACTCTATGGTTGGTCGGTCGTGGCGACCGTCGTTGCTGCGCTCGTGCTGGAATTGGCAGCGCTCCCCTGTTTCTGGGTAGTAGCCCAGGCTCTTCGCAATCACCATCAGGCGTAA
- a CDS encoding polysaccharide deacetylase family protein, whose product MRGGARLLRHSYWIGAMLLLLTIVPSPVSAAPSMVYFPQTGHHVAEPFLTFWRTHGAVRLFGYPIDEAHTEDGLLVQDFERVRLEQHPELQGQILLARLGSLLTSDQAQQDPAFTPIRLDPPPAEQPDRRYFPQTGHFLAYGFKRFWERNGGLAMFGYPISEEHQEVNPDDGKTYTVQWFERARFEWHPDQRGTPWEVQLGRLGAAYAAQRGIDTHPVAQQPQAPDFSWSLFARSTRIVVLMYHQVGEPASRYRIPLWKFAQQLDWLRDHGYTVISLAQAYDAVLNGGPLPDKPVVITFDDGTAGQWAAAQVLEAHEMHAAFFIVAGHSELTPDQLRTLVAQGHEIGSHSLTHAHLPLIGADQRWREVAASREQLAAIVGEPPRFFAYPYGEYDAATIAAVQAAGYDGALAAWGGTQWTPERRWNEPRVEVSGLLTLEQFAQLVEHW is encoded by the coding sequence ATGCGCGGTGGTGCGCGCTTGCTCAGGCACAGCTATTGGATTGGAGCAATGCTCCTGCTGTTGACGATCGTACCATCGCCGGTGTCAGCAGCCCCATCTATGGTCTATTTTCCGCAGACAGGCCATCATGTGGCGGAGCCGTTCCTCACGTTTTGGCGAACACACGGCGCGGTGCGCCTGTTCGGTTACCCGATTGATGAAGCGCACACGGAAGATGGGCTCCTCGTTCAGGATTTTGAGCGGGTGCGGCTTGAACAGCATCCGGAGCTCCAGGGGCAGATCCTCTTGGCACGACTTGGTTCTCTTCTGACCAGCGACCAGGCGCAACAGGATCCGGCCTTCACGCCGATCCGCCTTGATCCACCGCCGGCGGAGCAACCTGATCGTCGCTACTTTCCGCAAACCGGACATTTCCTCGCTTACGGCTTCAAGCGTTTTTGGGAACGCAATGGGGGGCTTGCCATGTTCGGTTATCCGATTAGCGAAGAGCACCAAGAGGTTAACCCCGACGATGGCAAGACATACACCGTGCAGTGGTTCGAGCGGGCACGCTTTGAATGGCACCCCGACCAGCGTGGCACGCCATGGGAGGTACAGCTTGGCCGCCTTGGTGCAGCGTATGCAGCGCAACGGGGCATTGATACCCATCCGGTTGCCCAGCAACCGCAAGCGCCTGACTTTTCCTGGTCGCTGTTTGCCCGATCAACGCGGATCGTCGTCTTGATGTACCATCAGGTCGGCGAGCCGGCGAGCCGCTACCGGATTCCGCTCTGGAAGTTTGCCCAGCAGCTTGATTGGTTGCGGGATCACGGCTATACCGTGATTTCACTTGCACAGGCATATGATGCTGTCTTAAACGGCGGACCTTTACCTGATAAACCGGTCGTGATTACGTTTGACGATGGTACCGCTGGACAGTGGGCCGCGGCACAAGTCTTAGAAGCCCACGAGATGCATGCGGCGTTCTTCATCGTTGCTGGGCATTCCGAGTTAACGCCTGACCAGCTGCGGACGCTTGTCGCCCAGGGGCACGAAATCGGCTCACATAGCCTCACCCACGCTCATCTGCCTCTGATTGGAGCAGATCAACGCTGGCGTGAAGTCGCGGCAAGTCGCGAGCAGTTAGCAGCGATCGTGGGCGAGCCACCACGTTTCTTTGCGTATCCATATGGTGAGTACGACGCCGCAACGATCGCGGCGGTGCAGGCGGCGGGGTATGACGGTGCACTCGCCGCTTGGGGTGGTACCCAGTGGACACCAGAACGGCGGTGGAACGAGCCACGTGTCGAGGTCTCTGGCTTGTTGACCCTTGAGCAATTCGCACAGCTTGTTGAGCATTGGTAG